The segment TAACCCTAATGCCTTTCCTCTTCCTATCTTATGAAGTAAATCTTTTTCAAGTTCTAAAGCATAAATTAACATTCCCAACTCAATATCTGTTAATTTTTTAAATTCTATTTTAAAAGAAAATGTTTTAAGAGGCTCTAAAAAGTGGACTGTTGTAGTTGTTGATTTAACTGCACCTTTCAATACTCTTTCATATTTTAGATAATTATTCTTATTTTCTAATTGATTTGTATGGTGCCAATAAAATTTTCTTCCTCTCATTCTACCAGATTTATCTAAATAATATTTTTTTAAAGTTTCTCTAGGCTCTCCCATAACTTTCAAAGTTATCTCTTTAGCAATTTTTTTAACTTTAGGAAGTTTTGCATCACTAAAATATACTCTTCCACTATATGCAGAGTTGCCTTTTCCATCTGCTTTCTCTACAGTTGCCCCAAATATTCTACAAGTAAAACAAAGTCTTTTTAAATTATCACAAGGTTTAAACTCTTCAGGAACTATCTCTTGATTTTTACATCTTATACAACTATGAGTAATAGTTTCTATAATATTTCTAATCTCTCCTTTAAGTGTACTTGCTGAAATTATATAGTTGTTTTTATCTTCTAAAAACTGTTCAGTAGTGTGGTTTCCAGATTTTGACTTCTCTCCACCTGTAAAAATTGGAGTATAATTTATTAAACTACACTCTATTTTACCACTATTTTTTCCTAGCTCTCTTTCTGCTCTTTCTACTTTATTCCCTAAAGAAACAAAGTTATATGGATAAGTAAATAGAGCTGAATTAGAATTTTTTGGAGTAGAATTATTCTTTTCTTTATATTTTTTAGGCTCATATTTAGAATAATCTTCTTGTTTTTCCTCAACTTTTCTTTTTGCTCCATTTAATTCTAAATATTCATCTAATGAAAGAGTTTTCTTTTGATTTTGATTTCTTCCCATTATCTCTCACCTCCAACTACCCCAATATATTGGAAAACATCTATTCCATTCTTTTTCCCCAATCTCACTTTTAATCTCTTTCCATCGTTCAAATAGTAATATCTAGTCTCCTTATCTTCAATATCACTTTCTCTAATTTCACTATATTTAATCTCCCCATCTCCAAAATTAAAAGCTGTTATCATAAAATTATCATTGAAAATATATAGTTTATAGAAGTTTTCATCTATCCCCTCTAACTCTCCTCTATATATTTTTCCCTCTCTATCATAATCAATATATTGTATAGTTAGATCTTTTTCCTCTTTTAATCTCTCTCTTATCTCATTTAAGTTAAATATTTTCAAATCTTCCATTATTCCACCTCTGCAAAAAGAGCCTTAATAAACTCATTAGGATTTTCTATATCTATTTTATTAAATTTATCCTTTAATCTCAATGCCTCACATAGATATTTATCCCCTATTTTTATTGATTTTTCTTCCACTCTTTCAAAGTATTTTTTCATATCTTTTACAAGCTCTTTTTTACCACAATATTTATAATATACCATCTCATCTATCTCTAGCTCAATCTGTCCAAATCCCCTTGTTTTAGAGTTTCCTATTCTTAACTCTCCATTTATACTATCTCTTAGTATAAAGTATATAATCTTTAACTCTTTAAGTGAGATATTATTTACAGTTATTTCACTAAGAAAATTTTCAGTAGTATATTCAAATTTTAATGGAACAGTTGCTTTTCCTGAAAAATGATCTATTGGAGTGATAGATCTAGATTTTAAAATATCCTTTAAACTTTCACTGATCTTGTCTTCATCAGAATAAAATCTTTTTCTAGTTTCAACATTGTATAAAAAAGCATCTCCAATAAAGATTCTTGTTTTTTGAGACTTATCATCATCAGATTTTCCATAAAGTTTTTTTACTTCCTCTTCATCATTTTCAAAAATATCCAAAGTTCTATCTCTAAATGTTCCTCTTAAACTAGAGCCGGGAATATATATCTCCCCTTTTCTCCCATCTTCAGTAACTTTTTCAGAACTACCATTATAGTCCAATTTTGTTCCTGTTCCTGATTCAGTAGTTAAAAATCCTATATAGGTTCCATCTTTCCCTTCACTGTCTTTCTCTTTATTTCCTAGCTTTATCAATAGGGGAGACAATGGTTTTATCTTTAATTTTAAAATTAATTTGTTGTCTAATCTTAAAAACTCTTTCATTTTACCCTCCTATTCAATTACTAGATCAATATCGTTGATTTTTAAGAAATCCTCTTTTTTAAGAGTTCCCATTTTTCTACCAAAAAGATATTCTTTTAGATTTGATTTATCCACATATTTAATCTCTTTTATATCCAATCTACATTTTCCTATACCTCTTGAAAGTTTACCTCCAAAAAGATCCCCTTCAAGAATATCTTGTAAAGCTAAAGCTACCAAGTTAATTTGATATTTTTCTAAATTTTCTAACTCCATAACAAATTCAAATTTTGTTCCTGACGGTAACACATCATAGTCAAATTTAGCTCCCATTTTAGTAGCTCCAGATTCTCTGACAATTTGTAATCAATCTCTTTTTATACTTTTAATCTCTAATAATATTTTCATATCAGCTATATGTATTCTTCCAGCCATACTTTTAAAACTATTTATTTGATCAAGATTTTTATATCCTAATTTTTTAGCTATTCTATTTTGTACTTCAACTTTTTCTCCATCTAAATTAGTATAACCAAAAATTAGTTTAACATCAGCAGAGTTTAATATATCCTTTGTATTTTTATCTTTTAAAACTATTCCATTTTCCTCTTCTAAAAATCTTTCTAATTTTGTACTTAAATATCCTCTAAATGATGAACCGGGAATATAATAAACCTCGTTACCATTTACTTTTAAACTCATAAATGGAGAGTCTTGATTATCCCCTTCTTTTCCACTACCTATATGTAAAGCAGTTAATACTACTAATTCTCCTGTTATCTTATATCTATTTTCAAATTTTGAAAAATCCATATTAATTTTCCCCCTCTTCTCCTTTTAATTTCTTTTGTCCAATACTATATCTAACATATCTTTTTATCATCTCAAAAATTTCTCTATTCTTTGCATTTTCACTATCAAAAATATTTTCATCTAAGAAATTAGTTTTGAAAAATTCATAGAATTTTTTTGTTCCATCATTTTCCTCATTTCTCTTAATCTGTTCCTCTACAAATTCACCTATATTATTACTTTGAAATGAAAAATTTCTACCCTCTAATATTGAGTAAAATCTATTTAGTTGACTAGAGCTTATATTGTCTAAAGCATCTCTAAACTCCTTGCTTTCAATATACTTTTCAAAAATCGACCTTTTACTCTCTCCTAATTTTCCATTATCTATTTTAATCTCTTTTCTGCTTTCAAGCTCTCCAAAAAGAAATTCACTTTTATACTCTTTTTTCTTTCTTTCAACAATAAATTCCACTATTTTTCACCTCTCTTACCAGAGATTATTACTCTTCCAAATCCCTCATTTTTTCTAAGTCCAAGCCCTTTTTCTTCTATTTTCTCAAGTTTTAGTAAAACCCTATTAAAATCTTCTATCTCATAAGTTAAAACACTTCCCCTAGTGATTACCAATTCATCAACTTTTCTAATATTGTTAATTATATTATATCCACCTAGTTTACCTGTATTTATATAGCTCTTATCCTCTCTAAATTTCAAATCATCAATTCCAACTAATGCTTTGAATTGCTCTCCCACATTATATACAGTATTAAATGGTAAAATTAAATCTGATTGTAGATCAAAAGTTAAAATCTTCTCATTAGCTTGTTTTTGTAGTTTTAAAACTCTTTCTTTTATATCTGATTTTTTACTTTCATATTTACCAAATGTTATAACTGCTTTTCCAAAACCTTTTGATTTCATCTTTCCTAGATAGATTGTGTAGTTTTCATTCTCCTTAATCAATCCATCTGGTAAAACTATATCTCCAGATAATTTTTCATCACATTGTAGGTATTCACTATTAAATAACATTCCATCTTCCACCGATTTAGTTTGAGAGTTGATTTTTATGCTAATCTCATTTCCCTTTGCTTTTAATATAGAAGTTCCTTTTCTCTCTAATTTAACAGCTTTTCCCTTTGTTTTGTCCTCTATTTCATTTCTAGAGTCTATTATCTTATCTACCTCTATCTTCTTCCCAT is part of the uncultured Fusobacterium sp. genome and harbors:
- a CDS encoding TIGR03986 family CRISPR-associated RAMP protein, translating into MGRNQNQKKTLSLDEYLELNGAKRKVEEKQEDYSKYEPKKYKEKNNSTPKNSNSALFTYPYNFVSLGNKVERAERELGKNSGKIECSLINYTPIFTGGEKSKSGNHTTEQFLEDKNNYIISASTLKGEIRNIIETITHSCIRCKNQEIVPEEFKPCDNLKRLCFTCRIFGATVEKADGKGNSAYSGRVYFSDAKLPKVKKIAKEITLKVMGEPRETLKKYYLDKSGRMRGRKFYWHHTNQLENKNNYLKYERVLKGAVKSTTTTVHFLEPLKTFSFKIEFKKLTDIELGMLIYALELEKDLLHKIGRGKALGLGSCKISIDSFELFEENRYNFSSFTPNKKMGNKNIYLEEIKNKYLENNPQLKELRIILNKENKLDFSDGAYVKRNSNKGSMPTLSSYK
- a CDS encoding RAMP superfamily CRISPR-associated protein, which codes for MKEFLRLDNKLILKLKIKPLSPLLIKLGNKEKDSEGKDGTYIGFLTTESGTGTKLDYNGSSEKVTEDGRKGEIYIPGSSLRGTFRDRTLDIFENDEEEVKKLYGKSDDDKSQKTRIFIGDAFLYNVETRKRFYSDEDKISESLKDILKSRSITPIDHFSGKATVPLKFEYTTENFLSEITVNNISLKELKIIYFILRDSINGELRIGNSKTRGFGQIELEIDEMVYYKYCGKKELVKDMKKYFERVEEKSIKIGDKYLCEALRLKDKFNKIDIENPNEFIKALFAEVE